A stretch of Arthrobacter sunyaminii DNA encodes these proteins:
- a CDS encoding DUF47 domain-containing protein, translating into MRLRLFPQENAGLELLSQMGGVLIRGAGTLSEVLGAEPADYERLAEHMHQLEAESTDLHFALMTQMRSSFINPLPREDLYDLSLTLMSAMENLDAAAEIISLYRLTGISKRAAEQLEVIGRQAELTASAMRRLASLEDLDDYWIEMLRLSKRTERTHRIWVSELLRDHKPLTYARHRDLADQLAGTTASLRQCATAVGGILVRES; encoded by the coding sequence GTGAGGCTGCGGCTCTTTCCCCAGGAAAACGCGGGGCTCGAGCTCCTTTCCCAGATGGGCGGCGTCCTGATCCGCGGCGCAGGGACCCTCTCTGAGGTCCTCGGCGCAGAACCGGCTGACTATGAACGCCTCGCCGAGCACATGCATCAGCTGGAGGCTGAATCCACTGACCTGCATTTCGCGCTTATGACGCAGATGAGGTCAAGCTTCATCAACCCGCTCCCCCGCGAGGACCTCTACGACCTTTCCCTCACGCTGATGTCAGCAATGGAAAACCTCGACGCCGCAGCGGAAATCATCTCGCTGTACCGGCTGACAGGCATTTCAAAACGTGCGGCCGAACAGCTTGAAGTCATTGGCCGGCAGGCCGAGCTGACGGCAAGTGCCATGCGCCGCCTGGCTTCACTGGAAGACCTCGACGACTACTGGATTGAGATGCTGCGCCTGTCCAAGCGCACGGAGCGCACCCACCGCATCTGGGTGTCCGAACTCCTGCGCGACCACAAGCCGCTCACGTATGCCCGGCACAGGGACCTCGCCGATCAGTTGGCCGGGACCACCGCTTCACTGCGGCAGTGCGCCACCGCCGTGGGCGGCATCCTGGTGCGGGAATCCTAG
- the pstB gene encoding phosphate ABC transporter ATP-binding protein PstB, whose amino-acid sequence MSKRIDVKDLNVYYGDFLAVENVNINIEARSVTAFIGPSGCGKSTFLRTLNRMHEVLPGARVEGEVLLDGENLYGPGVDPVTVRSHIGMVFQRPNPFPTMSIRDNVLAGVKLNNKRISKSDADNLVEKSLTGANLWKEVRDRLDKPGSGLSGGQQQRLCIARAIAVSPEVILMDEPCSALDPISTLAIEDLIEELKSDYTVVIVTHNMQQAARVSDKTAFFNIAGTGKPGKLIEYDDTTVIFNNPSQKATEDYVSGRFG is encoded by the coding sequence ATGTCCAAGCGAATCGACGTCAAGGACCTCAACGTCTACTACGGCGACTTCCTGGCCGTAGAAAACGTCAATATCAACATTGAGGCCCGTTCCGTCACGGCGTTCATCGGACCCTCGGGCTGTGGAAAGTCCACCTTCCTGCGGACCCTGAACCGCATGCATGAAGTCCTTCCCGGTGCCCGCGTGGAGGGCGAAGTCCTGCTGGACGGGGAGAACCTCTACGGTCCCGGCGTGGACCCCGTGACCGTGCGCAGCCACATCGGCATGGTGTTCCAGCGCCCCAACCCGTTCCCCACCATGTCCATCCGGGACAACGTCCTGGCCGGCGTGAAGCTGAACAACAAGCGCATCTCCAAATCCGATGCGGACAACCTCGTGGAGAAGTCGCTCACCGGGGCCAACCTGTGGAAGGAAGTCCGGGACCGCCTGGACAAGCCCGGCTCCGGCCTCTCCGGCGGCCAGCAGCAGCGCCTGTGCATCGCCCGCGCCATCGCCGTCTCACCCGAGGTCATCCTCATGGACGAGCCGTGCTCGGCCCTGGACCCGATCTCCACTCTCGCCATCGAGGACCTCATCGAGGAACTCAAGAGTGACTACACCGTGGTGATCGTGACCCACAATATGCAGCAGGCCGCCCGGGTCTCGGACAAGACCGCGTTCTTTAACATTGCCGGCACCGGCAAGCCGGGCAAGCTCATCGAGTATGACGACACCACGGTCATCTTCAACAACCCGTCCCAGAAGGCCACGGAGGACTACGTTTCCGGACGCTTCGGATAG
- the ptsP gene encoding phosphoenolpyruvate--protein phosphotransferase, with amino-acid sequence MRTIKGIGVSAGRVLGPSLRMPPPVPEPEADARFGADSTVDGEKARLKDAAEEVRADLRHRAETASGDAKAVLDATAMMATDPMLLKAAGKHINAGMAADRAIWEAGLEVAAMLQSLGGYMAERTQDVLDVRARIVAELDGLPAPGIPASDTPFILVAEELAPADTATLDPAKVIGLVTSGGGPQSHTAILARALGLPAVVGAPDADSLSDGTELYVDGATGTVVAEPGASEREAASKYASRVSLPPFSGTGTTSDGHRVPLLANVGSGKDAKAAAAAGAEGIGLLRTEFCFLGRDSEPTQEEQVTAYGAVFEAFPGRKVVVRTLDAGADKPLPFLTDATEPNPALGVRGFRTDRSSPGVLGRQLEAIAIAAGAHEADVWVMAPMISTAEEAADFAVQCTGAGLAMPGVMIEVPAAALMAEAVLSRVRFASLGTNDLTQYTMAADRQLGTLATLNDPWQPAVLQLIGRTVEGARAAETAAEPGQATAAIKNVGVCGEAAADPALAVVLTGLGVNTLSMTPRALASVGAVLATVSLAEAQDLASVALSAHTAAEARSAVRSRLPVLEELGL; translated from the coding sequence ATGCGGACCATCAAGGGAATCGGAGTCAGCGCCGGGCGGGTGCTTGGCCCATCGCTGCGGATGCCGCCTCCGGTGCCCGAGCCCGAAGCTGATGCCAGATTCGGGGCAGACAGCACGGTGGACGGAGAGAAGGCCCGGCTGAAGGACGCAGCCGAAGAAGTCCGGGCAGACCTCCGCCACCGGGCTGAAACGGCCAGCGGAGATGCCAAGGCCGTACTGGACGCAACAGCCATGATGGCCACAGACCCCATGCTGCTCAAGGCTGCCGGCAAACACATTAATGCCGGCATGGCCGCCGACCGGGCCATTTGGGAGGCGGGGCTGGAGGTTGCCGCCATGCTGCAGAGCTTGGGCGGCTACATGGCTGAGCGCACACAGGACGTCCTGGACGTCCGGGCGCGCATCGTGGCTGAACTGGACGGGCTCCCGGCGCCGGGGATTCCCGCGTCCGACACCCCGTTCATCCTGGTCGCCGAGGAACTGGCCCCCGCTGACACGGCCACCCTGGACCCGGCGAAGGTTATTGGCCTGGTCACCTCCGGCGGCGGACCACAATCCCACACCGCCATCCTGGCACGTGCCCTGGGGCTGCCGGCTGTGGTGGGAGCCCCAGACGCCGATTCACTCAGCGACGGCACCGAGCTCTACGTCGACGGGGCCACCGGAACCGTGGTGGCGGAGCCAGGCGCTTCGGAACGGGAAGCCGCTTCCAAGTACGCCTCACGGGTGTCCCTGCCCCCCTTCAGCGGTACGGGAACGACGTCGGACGGTCACCGTGTTCCCCTCCTCGCCAACGTGGGTTCCGGCAAGGACGCGAAGGCTGCGGCGGCGGCCGGTGCGGAAGGCATCGGTTTGCTGCGCACCGAATTCTGCTTCCTTGGCCGCGATTCGGAGCCTACCCAAGAGGAACAGGTCACGGCTTACGGTGCCGTTTTTGAGGCTTTCCCCGGACGGAAAGTGGTGGTCCGCACCTTGGATGCCGGTGCGGACAAGCCCTTGCCGTTCCTGACTGATGCCACCGAACCCAATCCTGCCCTGGGCGTTCGGGGATTCCGTACCGACAGGTCCTCCCCCGGCGTCCTCGGCCGCCAGCTGGAAGCGATTGCCATTGCGGCCGGCGCACACGAAGCCGATGTATGGGTCATGGCTCCGATGATTTCCACCGCCGAGGAGGCTGCGGATTTTGCGGTTCAGTGCACCGGCGCAGGACTCGCGATGCCCGGAGTGATGATCGAGGTCCCGGCAGCCGCACTCATGGCTGAGGCCGTCCTTTCCCGGGTCCGTTTCGCTTCGCTGGGCACTAACGACCTCACGCAGTACACCATGGCAGCGGACCGGCAGCTCGGCACCCTGGCCACCCTGAATGATCCCTGGCAACCGGCGGTGCTGCAGCTGATCGGGCGAACGGTTGAAGGAGCGCGCGCGGCGGAAACAGCGGCTGAGCCGGGCCAGGCCACTGCCGCAATCAAGAATGTGGGCGTCTGCGGTGAAGCGGCGGCAGACCCTGCCCTCGCCGTCGTGCTGACAGGGCTGGGAGTCAACACGCTGTCCATGACCCCGCGGGCACTCGCCTCCGTGGGAGCAGTCCTGGCCACCGTGTCCCTCGCTGAGGCGCAGGATCTGGCGTCAGTCGCCCTGAGTGCGCACACTGCAGCAGAGGCACGTTCCGCGGTCCGCAGCCGTCTTCCCGTCCTCGAGGAGCTGGGACTGTAG
- a CDS encoding 1-phosphofructokinase family hexose kinase: MIVTLTVNPSLDRTIELPGPLVRGAVQRAAAISGDPGGKGVNVSRALTASGLQSIAVLPGGDNDPVLSALRSAGVSYANLPIRSALRSNITLTEPDGTTTKINVPGPALDPSDQEALISLLVDTCAAGGNGIAASWLVLAGSLPPGASPDLYALVAHAVRRQFGDAAPRIAVDSSGPPLLGALMHGATPDLLKPNAEELAEVTGVGSEDELEADPLLAVQAARTLIARGVGAVLATLGAKGALLITAEGAWQATRPPVAARSTVGAGDSSLAGYLLADVAGAPPGDCLRQAVAHGAAAASLPGTTVPTLAQTDPAAVTVTEIPLPANTPGSATAQAASKEEN; encoded by the coding sequence ATGATCGTCACCCTCACCGTCAATCCCAGTTTGGACCGGACCATCGAGTTGCCGGGACCGCTGGTCCGCGGGGCTGTCCAGCGCGCTGCCGCCATCAGCGGGGATCCCGGAGGCAAAGGAGTCAACGTATCCCGCGCCCTCACCGCATCCGGGCTGCAGTCAATAGCCGTCCTGCCCGGCGGCGACAATGACCCTGTGCTTTCCGCCCTGCGCAGCGCCGGCGTCAGCTACGCAAACCTGCCCATCCGATCCGCGCTCCGCAGCAACATCACCCTGACGGAACCGGATGGAACCACCACCAAGATCAACGTCCCGGGCCCTGCACTGGACCCTTCCGACCAGGAAGCCCTCATCAGCCTGCTGGTGGACACCTGTGCTGCCGGCGGGAACGGCATTGCTGCGTCGTGGCTGGTGCTTGCCGGGTCGTTGCCTCCCGGGGCGTCCCCGGACCTGTATGCACTGGTGGCACATGCCGTCCGCAGGCAGTTTGGCGACGCCGCACCGCGAATCGCCGTTGATTCCTCAGGCCCGCCGCTCCTTGGTGCGCTGATGCACGGCGCCACACCGGACCTGCTTAAGCCCAACGCAGAGGAGCTGGCCGAAGTGACCGGCGTTGGAAGCGAAGACGAACTCGAAGCAGATCCGCTTTTGGCCGTGCAGGCGGCACGGACCCTTATCGCCCGGGGCGTCGGAGCCGTCCTGGCAACTCTGGGCGCCAAAGGCGCCCTGCTCATCACGGCTGAGGGGGCCTGGCAGGCCACCCGCCCGCCGGTCGCGGCCCGGTCCACCGTAGGCGCCGGCGACTCCTCCCTGGCCGGGTACTTGCTCGCCGACGTCGCCGGCGCCCCGCCGGGCGACTGTCTGCGCCAGGCCGTGGCACACGGCGCCGCAGCCGCATCCCTTCCGGGCACCACTGTCCCCACGCTTGCGCAGACTGATCCCGCCGCGGTGACCGTGACGGAGATACCCCTCCCCGCTAACACCCCCGGCTCCGCAACCGCTCAGGCGGCATCTAAGGAGGAAAACTAA
- a CDS encoding GlsB/YeaQ/YmgE family stress response membrane protein: protein MGFIAFLILGLIAGAIAKAILPGRQGGGWIATLVLGVIGALLGGWIGGAIFGVELEEFFSIQTWLVAIIGSIIVLAIYGFVTRKSSRA from the coding sequence ATGGGTTTCATTGCTTTCCTTATTCTTGGTCTTATCGCAGGTGCTATCGCTAAGGCAATCCTTCCGGGTCGCCAGGGCGGCGGCTGGATCGCTACTCTGGTCCTCGGCGTCATCGGCGCCCTGCTCGGTGGCTGGATTGGCGGCGCCATCTTCGGTGTCGAGTTGGAAGAATTCTTCTCCATCCAGACGTGGCTTGTTGCCATCATCGGCTCCATCATCGTTCTCGCGATCTACGGCTTCGTTACTCGCAAGAGCAGCCGCGCCTAG
- a CDS encoding iron-containing redox enzyme family protein, which translates to MRIPAPRGPVSAALLDLLTAPEAPSAGALTDLAEAVRRACHGTADILRDDDLQLALFCLYELHYSGLDTVPDTLEWHPGLVGLRLDLEKTFEAALRRTVPVPALPEPTSEAVAAELFRMAADDDGPSVSRFVAAKATREQLEEFLILRSVYQLKEADPHSWAIPRLPVGRAKAALIEIQADEYGGGRPERMHSHLFAVTMKGLDLETEYGWYLDAVPALTLASSNAMSLFGLNRRLRGAIAGHLAAFEMTSSIPNSFYARGFRRLGFDDTVTYYFDEHVEADAVHEQIAARDLAGGLVEAEPSLLADVMFGAATVLALDAMMGGDQLTAWKEGRTALRVQPSGAATAALDGVALASGVAP; encoded by the coding sequence ATGAGAATCCCCGCACCCCGCGGACCAGTCAGTGCCGCCCTTCTTGACCTGCTCACGGCCCCGGAGGCCCCGTCCGCCGGCGCGCTTACGGATCTGGCCGAAGCCGTCCGCCGTGCCTGCCATGGCACTGCCGACATCCTCCGCGACGACGACCTCCAGCTGGCTTTGTTTTGCCTGTACGAGCTGCACTACAGCGGGCTGGACACGGTGCCGGACACGCTGGAGTGGCATCCCGGCCTCGTGGGCCTTCGCCTGGACCTCGAGAAGACTTTCGAGGCGGCCCTTCGCCGCACGGTTCCTGTTCCTGCGCTCCCCGAACCCACCTCGGAAGCAGTTGCTGCGGAGCTGTTCCGGATGGCCGCCGACGACGACGGACCCAGCGTTTCCCGCTTCGTCGCCGCCAAGGCAACCCGTGAGCAGCTGGAGGAGTTCCTGATCCTCCGTTCCGTCTACCAGCTGAAGGAAGCCGACCCCCACAGCTGGGCCATTCCCCGGCTGCCGGTGGGCCGCGCCAAGGCGGCCCTGATCGAAATCCAGGCGGACGAATACGGCGGCGGACGTCCCGAACGCATGCATTCCCATCTCTTTGCGGTCACCATGAAAGGCCTGGACCTGGAGACCGAGTACGGCTGGTACCTCGACGCCGTCCCTGCCCTGACCCTTGCCTCATCAAACGCCATGTCCCTGTTCGGCCTGAACCGCCGCCTGCGCGGGGCTATCGCGGGCCACCTGGCCGCCTTTGAAATGACCTCCTCGATCCCGAACTCCTTCTATGCACGGGGCTTTCGCCGGCTCGGGTTCGATGACACCGTCACCTACTACTTCGATGAGCATGTGGAGGCCGACGCCGTTCACGAACAGATTGCTGCACGGGACCTGGCCGGAGGACTGGTGGAGGCTGAACCTTCCCTGCTGGCTGATGTGATGTTCGGCGCCGCAACGGTTCTGGCCCTGGATGCCATGATGGGTGGGGATCAGCTCACGGCCTGGAAGGAAGGCCGAACCGCCCTGCGCGTGCAGCCCTCCGGAGCTGCAACAGCAGCCCTGGACGGGGTTGCCCTGGCGTCCGGAGTGGCCCCGTGA
- a CDS encoding alpha/beta hydrolase, which yields MRNVLWSAPADARRGTHLLVMLHGYGTDEHSLARLFPSIPAGITAAALRGTFPVGDSHGWFLLDPYLQSDTAEVLEAAAAVFTWLDRTMAGGSFTGVSLLGFSQGMAMATTLLRLRPGRFESVVGLSGFVAENELLAMAEPLPEPVPYFWGRDRDDWVINEDAVLGTQDWLEKNTALTARTYPGMGHNIGADELRDVSLFLRRYVVAQPRPDGEDKRS from the coding sequence ATGCGCAACGTCCTCTGGTCCGCCCCTGCCGACGCCCGCCGCGGCACCCACCTCCTCGTGATGCTGCATGGCTACGGAACGGATGAACACAGCTTGGCAAGGTTGTTTCCGTCAATTCCCGCGGGCATTACGGCTGCTGCGCTGCGAGGCACCTTTCCAGTGGGGGACTCGCACGGCTGGTTCCTGCTGGATCCGTATCTGCAGTCCGACACCGCCGAGGTGCTGGAGGCCGCGGCAGCGGTTTTCACCTGGCTGGACCGGACCATGGCAGGGGGATCCTTCACCGGGGTTTCGCTGCTGGGTTTTTCCCAGGGCATGGCGATGGCCACCACCCTGCTCCGTCTGCGGCCCGGAAGGTTTGAGTCCGTTGTGGGACTGTCCGGGTTCGTGGCTGAGAACGAACTGCTGGCCATGGCAGAACCGCTTCCGGAGCCCGTCCCCTACTTCTGGGGGCGGGACCGGGATGACTGGGTGATCAATGAAGACGCGGTTCTCGGGACGCAGGATTGGCTGGAAAAAAATACCGCGCTGACCGCCCGCACATACCCCGGGATGGGGCACAACATTGGTGCCGACGAGCTTCGTGACGTGAGTCTCTTCCTGAGGCGTTATGTAGTGGCCCAGCCCCGCCCTGACGGGGAAGACAAACGGAGCTAA
- a CDS encoding PTS fructose transporter subunit IIABC, whose amino-acid sequence MSDLITPELVTLDQNLGTERSEVIRHLVQQVVSAGRATGFDGLYSDAMARESKTATGVPGGIAIPHCRSSAVTKATLAMARIQPPVDWGAKDGPADIVFFIAAPEGADQEHLQLLSKLARSLIKKNFTSALRTAASPQEIVELVDGALGLGPVPESQSGGTASGAANQAPVTGATAAGAGNAGAETASGSPEGAHAAGAPASEPTADNGDTGAAGDGGETHHLVAVTACPTGIAHTYMAADSLAAVAAERGIDLQVETQGSAGSTPLDPSVIRNAEAVIFATDVDVRDKGRFAGLPVVAGPVKRGIDEPGVMIDEALAAAKDPNARRVAGGGGGGEERDPQSSGGGEGFGGQLKRALLTGVSYMIPFVAGGGLLIALGFLLGGYELSLSNDDGDLTGDIILDGGTLFNPGDQGLLTYLGAVFWKIGNLSLGFLVPALAGYIAYALADRPGIAPGFTAGAVALFMDAGFLGGLVGGLLAGYVARWVGSWSVPSWLRGLMPVVIIPLISSLIASGLMILVLGGPIAALTQALNDWLYGLGGVTAIVLGIILGLMMGSDLGGPINKVAYAFAVAGLGEGSFENQAPWQIMAAVMAAGMVPPLGMALATVLDKQQFTMALRENGKAAWLLGAAFISEGAIPFAAADPFRVIPSCMVGGAVAGAICMGTGVTSQAPHGGIFVFFAIGNILMFIVAILAGMVASGLIYVALKRWTAPKRVEEPVIA is encoded by the coding sequence ATGTCGGATCTCATCACACCGGAGTTGGTCACCCTTGACCAGAATCTGGGAACCGAACGGTCCGAGGTGATCCGCCACCTGGTCCAGCAGGTGGTCTCAGCGGGACGCGCCACCGGCTTTGACGGGCTGTACTCAGATGCCATGGCCCGGGAATCCAAGACAGCAACGGGGGTTCCCGGCGGAATAGCCATTCCCCACTGCCGCTCCTCAGCAGTCACCAAGGCCACGCTGGCCATGGCCCGGATCCAGCCACCGGTGGACTGGGGAGCCAAGGATGGCCCGGCGGACATCGTATTCTTCATTGCCGCACCGGAAGGCGCGGACCAGGAACACCTGCAGCTGCTCTCCAAGCTGGCACGTTCGCTGATTAAGAAAAACTTCACCAGTGCGCTGCGGACAGCCGCCTCCCCCCAGGAAATAGTTGAGCTGGTGGACGGAGCACTGGGCCTGGGGCCGGTCCCGGAGTCACAATCCGGAGGAACGGCTTCGGGGGCCGCGAACCAGGCTCCGGTCACCGGGGCCACGGCGGCAGGCGCCGGCAACGCAGGTGCTGAAACCGCGTCCGGGAGTCCGGAGGGCGCCCATGCGGCAGGAGCTCCGGCATCGGAGCCCACCGCGGACAACGGCGATACAGGCGCAGCCGGCGACGGCGGAGAAACCCACCATCTGGTCGCTGTCACCGCCTGCCCCACAGGCATTGCCCACACCTATATGGCGGCGGATTCCCTGGCTGCGGTGGCCGCCGAACGGGGTATTGACCTGCAGGTGGAAACACAGGGATCCGCCGGGTCAACCCCCTTGGACCCCTCGGTCATCCGCAACGCGGAGGCTGTCATCTTCGCCACCGACGTCGATGTCCGGGACAAGGGCCGGTTTGCCGGCCTTCCCGTGGTGGCCGGTCCGGTCAAGCGGGGCATCGACGAACCCGGCGTCATGATCGATGAAGCGCTTGCCGCCGCCAAGGATCCCAATGCCCGGCGTGTTGCGGGCGGCGGAGGAGGCGGCGAGGAGCGCGATCCGCAAAGCAGCGGCGGCGGTGAGGGATTCGGCGGACAGCTGAAGCGGGCTCTGCTCACCGGCGTCAGCTACATGATTCCGTTTGTTGCCGGCGGCGGCCTGCTCATCGCCCTGGGCTTCCTCCTCGGAGGTTATGAGCTGTCGCTGTCCAACGACGACGGCGACCTGACCGGTGACATCATCCTGGACGGCGGCACCCTCTTCAACCCGGGCGATCAGGGCCTGCTGACCTATCTTGGAGCAGTCTTCTGGAAGATCGGCAACCTGTCCCTGGGATTCCTGGTGCCTGCCCTGGCCGGGTACATTGCCTACGCCCTGGCTGACCGGCCGGGCATCGCTCCGGGGTTCACTGCCGGTGCAGTGGCCCTGTTCATGGACGCCGGCTTCCTTGGCGGACTCGTCGGCGGCCTGCTGGCCGGCTACGTTGCGCGGTGGGTCGGCAGCTGGTCGGTACCCTCGTGGCTGCGGGGTCTGATGCCCGTGGTGATCATTCCGCTCATCAGCTCACTGATAGCCTCCGGGCTGATGATCCTTGTCCTGGGCGGTCCCATAGCCGCCCTGACACAGGCCCTGAATGACTGGCTGTACGGCCTCGGCGGAGTGACCGCCATTGTGCTGGGCATCATTCTGGGACTCATGATGGGCTCGGACCTCGGCGGCCCCATCAACAAGGTGGCGTACGCGTTTGCAGTGGCGGGACTCGGCGAAGGAAGCTTCGAGAACCAGGCACCCTGGCAAATCATGGCCGCGGTCATGGCCGCCGGCATGGTTCCTCCGCTGGGCATGGCCCTGGCAACCGTGCTGGACAAACAGCAGTTCACGATGGCTCTGCGGGAGAACGGCAAGGCCGCCTGGCTGCTCGGTGCCGCCTTCATCTCCGAAGGCGCCATTCCCTTTGCCGCGGCAGACCCCTTCCGTGTCATTCCGTCCTGCATGGTTGGCGGAGCCGTTGCCGGCGCCATCTGCATGGGCACCGGCGTGACGTCCCAGGCACCGCACGGCGGAATCTTCGTGTTCTTCGCCATCGGCAACATCCTGATGTTCATTGTGGCTATCCTCGCGGGAATGGTGGCCTCAGGATTGATCTATGTGGCGCTCAAACGCTGGACGGCCCCCAAACGCGTGGAGGAACCCGTCATTGCCTAG
- a CDS encoding inorganic phosphate transporter, translating to MEPVLLAAVVLFAGAYAFINGFHDVSNSVATSVRTRALTPTVAVVLASVFNLTGALLSTALALVLADRFIQLPAGTPGLGILIAGLLAACGWGLWTWWRRMPSSSTHALVGGIVGSGAASTLVGGPNIAESYQVLLQQIVLPLLLSPVIAFVLAYLLVFPTTWLMRYSSPRRGDAGNRIAQSVFTSAFSLGHGMQDGQRTMAVIVLALVAAGFSGTTGIPLWVQIFSGVALAAGSLFGGWRISRTLGSRLVRIDPLRGMSATAVSSSMLFLGAVWLQIPLSSTQTMTSAIVGAGANQRFSTVRFIPLREILVTWLVTAPVTALLGGILFLAISPLL from the coding sequence GTGGAGCCGGTTCTGCTGGCCGCCGTGGTTCTCTTTGCAGGTGCCTACGCCTTCATCAACGGGTTCCATGACGTTTCAAACTCCGTAGCCACCTCGGTGCGCACCCGCGCACTGACTCCCACCGTCGCCGTCGTGCTTGCCTCCGTTTTCAACCTGACCGGCGCGCTGCTGAGCACAGCGCTGGCCCTGGTTCTGGCGGATCGGTTCATCCAGCTGCCGGCGGGAACCCCCGGCCTGGGCATCCTCATCGCGGGTTTGCTGGCGGCGTGCGGCTGGGGGCTGTGGACCTGGTGGCGGCGCATGCCCTCGTCCTCAACGCACGCCCTGGTGGGCGGCATAGTCGGCTCGGGAGCCGCGTCCACCCTGGTGGGAGGCCCCAACATCGCCGAGTCCTATCAGGTGCTCCTGCAGCAGATTGTCCTGCCGCTGCTGCTCTCCCCCGTTATTGCCTTTGTGCTGGCCTACCTGCTGGTTTTTCCGACCACATGGCTCATGCGCTACAGCTCGCCGCGGCGCGGAGACGCGGGGAACCGGATTGCCCAGTCAGTGTTCACCTCGGCGTTTTCCCTGGGGCACGGCATGCAGGACGGGCAGCGGACAATGGCGGTGATTGTCCTGGCCCTGGTGGCAGCAGGATTCTCCGGCACCACCGGCATTCCACTCTGGGTACAAATCTTTTCCGGCGTGGCACTGGCCGCGGGCAGCCTGTTCGGCGGCTGGCGGATCAGCCGCACACTCGGCAGCCGTCTGGTGCGCATTGACCCGCTGCGCGGCATGAGTGCGACGGCGGTCAGCTCCTCCATGCTTTTCCTGGGCGCCGTATGGCTTCAGATCCCGCTTTCCAGCACGCAGACCATGACTTCGGCGATTGTGGGCGCCGGCGCCAACCAGCGGTTCTCCACTGTCCGCTTCATTCCGCTGCGGGAAATCCTGGTGACGTGGCTGGTCACAGCACCGGTCACCGCACTGCTGGGCGGGATTCTCTTCCTGGCCATCAGCCCGCTGCTCTGA
- a CDS encoding CDGSH iron-sulfur domain-containing protein produces the protein MSETPAGHGCAGCPGNDEHPQSEAAESGKRPAAASVVTYPNGPLLVRGDFEIITPDGELVPRDRETVALCRCGGSAIKPYCDGTHKLMKFDTARRRPVPAPVAERSRPAGEEGNEEGTGEGDGSQSS, from the coding sequence GTGAGCGAAACCCCCGCTGGACACGGGTGTGCCGGGTGTCCCGGCAACGATGAACATCCACAGTCCGAAGCTGCGGAATCCGGGAAACGGCCCGCAGCGGCCTCCGTGGTCACCTATCCCAACGGGCCGCTGCTGGTGCGCGGAGACTTTGAAATCATCACTCCCGACGGCGAACTTGTTCCGCGTGACCGGGAAACCGTGGCACTGTGCAGGTGCGGCGGATCCGCCATCAAGCCCTACTGCGACGGAACGCACAAGCTGATGAAGTTTGACACCGCCCGCCGCCGGCCCGTGCCTGCCCCCGTGGCCGAACGCAGCCGGCCTGCCGGGGAAGAGGGCAACGAAGAAGGTACCGGGGAAGGCGACGGCAGCCAGTCCTCCTGA
- a CDS encoding HPr family phosphocarrier protein, with product MPERKATIASRVGLHARPASIFAEAAAAQPVDVTIAMEGEPAEEAMDAASMLSLMSLGASNGDVVVLRAEGDGADEALDALVKILETDLDA from the coding sequence ATGCCAGAACGTAAAGCCACAATCGCCAGCAGAGTTGGCCTGCACGCCCGTCCCGCCTCCATCTTCGCCGAGGCAGCTGCGGCCCAGCCCGTCGACGTAACCATTGCAATGGAGGGGGAACCCGCCGAGGAGGCAATGGACGCCGCCAGCATGCTGTCGCTCATGAGTTTGGGTGCTTCCAACGGCGACGTCGTGGTGCTGCGGGCCGAGGGTGATGGGGCCGACGAGGCCCTCGATGCCCTGGTAAAAATCCTGGAAACGGATCTCGACGCCTAA
- a CDS encoding GNAT family N-acetyltransferase: MSGHIRDDIVVSRNDDHDRYELRVGGELAGTAEYEDAPDAVALTHTVVREEFRHRGYSSMLVKFAAEDIIASGRRIKPYCSYAASYLGKHRELSHHVSWPQQAR, translated from the coding sequence ATGAGCGGGCACATAAGGGATGACATTGTGGTCTCCCGAAACGACGACCATGACCGGTACGAGCTTCGCGTGGGCGGTGAACTGGCAGGCACGGCGGAGTACGAGGACGCCCCGGATGCAGTGGCCCTGACTCACACGGTGGTCCGGGAGGAATTCCGGCACCGGGGTTATTCATCCATGCTGGTGAAGTTCGCGGCGGAAGACATTATTGCGTCGGGGCGGCGAATAAAGCCGTATTGCTCCTACGCGGCGTCATATCTCGGCAAGCATCGTGAGCTGAGCCATCACGTTTCATGGCCGCAGCAGGCGCGCTAA